From the Streptomyces sp. Tu 2975 genome, one window contains:
- a CDS encoding PucR family transcriptional regulator, translating to MSNLVRSRVRAVPTPHAVLPRSRSLLDAEAIAVLHRAAQVLLDDVAGLTTTLVSELREQEPAYRAAIEADATEVWQEVYQSLRHNIASLIRPRESRDIARRTSRSIGAARAEQSVPLDAVLHAFRLGGAMVWQGLVDETARRHPEDIRLLVHVAADVWNFVDEHCALVTEAYRQAERRMAWRRENRLRLMTAALLDGTARITDLPDASAMLELPEDGRFVVIAAASSHPHAPGPLVTLPPGTPVVWHSTPEAELGIVHLMDGPASGPRRCDEDGGDEVGPHESDGAAPQGPADPATVAAGLSAAPGVRVGIGSAVTGLAALGKGRRLAGTALRACPRTGGVVLLDDHLPAAVVVSSPGLGRALAERVLGPLYAIEPADRDLLVDTLTAWLDAEGSAQRAATRLYCHRNTVLNRLRRFEQLTGRSLSRPSDVVEVSLALTARRLLES from the coding sequence ATGTCGAATCTCGTACGTTCGCGCGTCAGGGCGGTTCCCACGCCCCACGCCGTTCTGCCCCGCTCCCGCTCCCTGCTGGACGCCGAGGCGATCGCCGTACTGCACCGCGCCGCCCAGGTACTGCTGGACGACGTGGCCGGCCTGACCACCACCCTCGTCAGCGAGCTGCGCGAGCAGGAACCCGCCTACCGGGCGGCGATCGAAGCCGACGCGACCGAGGTGTGGCAGGAGGTGTACCAGTCGCTGCGCCACAACATCGCCTCCCTGATCCGCCCCCGCGAGAGCCGGGACATCGCCCGGCGCACCTCGCGCTCCATCGGCGCCGCGCGGGCCGAGCAGAGCGTGCCGCTCGACGCCGTCCTGCACGCGTTCCGGCTCGGCGGGGCAATGGTGTGGCAGGGCCTGGTGGACGAGACCGCGCGCCGCCACCCGGAGGACATACGGCTGCTCGTCCATGTCGCCGCGGACGTCTGGAACTTCGTCGACGAGCACTGCGCCCTCGTCACAGAGGCCTACCGCCAGGCCGAACGCCGGATGGCGTGGCGGCGCGAGAACCGCCTGCGGCTGATGACGGCGGCGCTGCTCGACGGCACGGCCAGGATCACCGACCTGCCCGACGCGTCGGCGATGCTCGAACTGCCGGAGGACGGCCGCTTCGTCGTGATCGCGGCCGCCTCCTCCCATCCGCACGCGCCAGGCCCGCTGGTCACCCTGCCGCCCGGGACTCCCGTGGTGTGGCACTCCACCCCGGAGGCCGAGCTGGGGATCGTGCACCTGATGGACGGCCCGGCGTCCGGTCCACGCCGCTGCGACGAGGACGGCGGCGACGAGGTCGGCCCCCACGAGAGCGACGGCGCCGCACCCCAGGGGCCGGCCGACCCCGCCACCGTCGCCGCCGGGCTGAGCGCCGCCCCCGGCGTCCGCGTGGGGATCGGCTCCGCCGTCACCGGTCTCGCCGCACTCGGCAAGGGGCGAAGACTCGCCGGCACCGCGCTGCGCGCCTGCCCTCGCACCGGGGGTGTCGTCCTCCTCGACGACCACCTGCCGGCCGCGGTCGTCGTCTCCTCCCCGGGCCTCGGCAGGGCGCTCGCCGAACGCGTCCTGGGGCCGCTGTACGCGATCGAGCCCGCCGACCGGGACCTGCTCGTCGACACTCTCACGGCATGGCTCGACGCCGAGGGCTCCGCGCAGCGCGCGGCGACGCGGCTGTACTGCCACCGCAACACCGTTCTCAACCGGCTCCGCCGCTTCGAACAACTCACCGGCCGCTCACTGTCCCGGCCGTCCGACGTCGTCGAGGTCTCCCTCGCCCTCACCGCCCGCCGGCTGCTGGAGAGTTGA